Part of the Terriglobia bacterium genome, CGCGCACTTCGGCTTTGGAGAACGTCGAATTACCGATGCTCTACGCCGGTGTCCACACCGCCGAGCGGCTCCGGCGCGCACGTGAAGCGCTGGCGGAGGTCGGGCTCTCGGATCGCGAGAAGAGCATGCCGAATCAACTCTCGGGCGGACAGCAGCAGCGCGTCGCATTGGCGCGGGCGCTGGTGAACAATCCGGCCTTGATCCTGGCCGACGAGCCGACCGGAGCGCTCGACACCCGGACTTCCGTCGAAGTGATGGAAATCTTCCAGCGCCTCAACAAAGCGCGCAATCTGACCGTGATTCTGGTGACTCACGAGCCCGATATCGCTCAATACGCGAATCGCATCATTCAATTCCGCGACGGCCGCATCCGCCGCGACTTCGCGGTCGAGAACCGGAAGGACGCAGCCGAGGTGTTGGAGCAACTGCCGGTG contains:
- a CDS encoding ABC transporter ATP-binding protein, whose product is MGDIEVHALRNVSLEIGRGEFVAIMGPSGSGKSTMMNIIGCLDHPTKGSYFLENQDVSKHDKAGLADIRNKHIGFVFQSFNLVPRTSALENVELPMLYAGVHTAERLRRAREALAEVGLSDREKSMPNQLSGGQQQRVALARALVNNPALILADEPTGALDTRTSVEVMEIFQRLNKARNLTVILVTHEPDIAQYANRIIQFRDGRIRRDFAVENRKDAAEVLEQLPVETEEDDDEFIGNR